A window of the Pyrodictium abyssi genome harbors these coding sequences:
- a CDS encoding ATP-grasp domain-containing protein, with the protein MGSGKVVVLVTGSGSSATPSTLYSLRRNPEGRRVRVVCTDIRDGVAARFMCDAFYRVPRAGDPGFVDAVLEIAGREGVAVVLPQAPAELPVLAAARERLRREGVAVAVSRPKAVATALDKYRMLRAAEGLGVPVPRVFLVHDWDGLVGAAEELGYPDEPFVVRVGSGDGMRGFRVVVPPGRAREWFRGERPGGAPWTTLSGLREILGGGRFEEPVMVAEYLPGVEYTVDVLAGDAGNGYRVYAVVPRRRLEMRISMTWVGVVEERRDVMEYSARLAEGLGLEYAFGFQFRLGRDGVPRLLECNPRIQSTMIASTFAGANVVWGAVKLALGEEPGPYRVRWGTLLLRYWGALGVHRGELVASDWALHAEQQQ; encoded by the coding sequence ATGGGTTCTGGGAAGGTTGTTGTCCTGGTTACTGGCTCCGGGTCCTCCGCTACTCCTAGCACCTTGTACTCGCTGCGGCGCAACCCTGAGGGGCGTCGTGTCCGGGTGGTGTGCACGGATATCCGGGACGGGGTTGCTGCCCGGTTTATGTGCGACGCTTTCTACCGGGTGCCCCGCGCCGGCGACCCCGGCTTCGTCGACGCTGTGCTGGAGATCGCGGGGAGGGAGGGCGTGGCTGTGGTGCTGCCGCAGGCTCCGGCGGAGCTGCCGGTGCTGGCGGCTGCGCGGGAGAGGCTGAGACGCGAGGGCGTTGCTGTGGCTGTGTCGAGGCCGAAGGCTGTGGCTACTGCGCTGGACAAGTACCGTATGCTCCGGGCGGCGGAGGGGCTTGGAGTGCCAGTGCCCAGGGTGTTCCTGGTGCACGACTGGGACGGGCTGGTGGGGGCTGCGGAGGAGCTCGGGTACCCGGATGAGCCCTTCGTTGTGCGTGTGGGTAGTGGGGATGGGATGAGGGGGTTCCGTGTCGTCGTGCCGCCTGGGCGTGCCCGGGAGTGGTTCCGGGGGGAGAGGCCTGGCGGGGCGCCGTGGACTACTCTCTCCGGGCTCAGGGAGATACTGGGCGGGGGGCGGTTCGAGGAGCCGGTGATGGTGGCGGAGTACCTGCCTGGCGTGGAGTACACTGTCGACGTGCTGGCGGGGGACGCCGGGAACGGGTACCGGGTGTACGCGGTTGTGCCGCGGCGCCGCCTCGAGATGCGGATCAGCATGACCTGGGTGGGGGTGGTCGAGGAGAGGAGGGACGTGATGGAGTACAGCGCTAGGCTCGCGGAGGGCCTGGGGCTCGAGTACGCGTTCGGCTTCCAGTTCCGGCTGGGCCGCGACGGGGTGCCCCGGCTGCTGGAGTGCAACCCCCGGATACAGAGCACGATGATAGCCTCCACCTTCGCGGGCGCCAACGTGGTCTGGGGCGCGGTGAAGCTCGCCCTAGGCGAGGAGCCCGGCCCCTACAGGGTGAGGTGGGGCACGCTGCTCCTCCGCTACTGGGGCGCCCTGGGCGTCCACCGGGGCGAGCTGGTAGCCAGCGACTGGGCCCTACACGCCGAGCAGCAGCAGTAG